A segment of the Nostoc sp. TCL26-01 genome:
TTAGTGTTGGGATGGTCGCTTGGTGGCATTTTGGCAATGGAACTGGCCTTGCGCTTACCACAGCGTATCACTGGATTGATTTTGGTGGCGACAGCAGCTAGACCTCGTGGGAATCATCCTCCAATTACTTGGCAGGATAATTTTTACACTGGTGTTGCTGGACTTGTGAATTGTATCAGACCAAGTTGGCGCTGGAACATAGAAACTTTTGGGAAGCGATCGCTGTTTCGTTACCTCATCCAACAACACACACCCACAGCCTACAAATACATCGCCACAGCAGCTGTACCAGCTTATTTACAAACCTCTGCTGCTGCTACTCGCGCCCTCTACACAGCCTTGCGTCTAGGATATAATCGACTTTCAGACCTAGAGCAGATTGACTGCCCTAGTTTGGTGCTAGCTGGCGCTCAAGATCGACACATTACATCCGAGTCAAGCTTAGAAACTGCTCAACATCTTCAAAATAGTCAGTGGCAATGCTACCCCAATACTGCTCACCTTTTCCCCTGGGAAATACCCCAGCAAGTACTCAGTGACATTGACTGTTGGTTAGCAAAGCACCCACAGGTAATTAGCAG
Coding sequences within it:
- a CDS encoding alpha/beta fold hydrolase codes for the protein MAANLHVHIQGQGFPILGLHGHPGSGQSLSVFTNHLSKRYKTIAPDLRGYGKSRFHGNFTMQAHLTDLEALLDRLQIEKCLVLGWSLGGILAMELALRLPQRITGLILVATAARPRGNHPPITWQDNFYTGVAGLVNCIRPSWRWNIETFGKRSLFRYLIQQHTPTAYKYIATAAVPAYLQTSAAATRALYTALRLGYNRLSDLEQIDCPSLVLAGAQDRHITSESSLETAQHLQNSQWQCYPNTAHLFPWEIPQQVLSDIDCWLAKHPQVISSQ